The genomic interval GCTTTTTTCCCTTCGTTTATTAAAACCTATACGTCAAAAGATGTCATTGGTGCGGAGGTGTGTGGCGCTTATAAAAACGTACTCGCCATTGCCAGTGGGATTTGTGATGGACTCAAACTTGGCAACAACGCACGTGCGAGTTTGATTGCACGTGGATTGGTTGAAATGCGCCGTTTTGGAAAATATTTTGGTGCGCACGATGAGACGTTTTTAGGTCTCAGTGGAGCGGGAGATCTTTTTTTAACAGCTTCAAGTACGCTCTCACGAAATTATCGTGTCGGGCTTTTCTTGGCTGAGGGTAAAAAACTTGAAACTATTTTAGAGGAACTTGGCGAAGTGGCGGAAGGCGTTTTTACTTCTGCAGCGATTTTTGAACTCTCTACAAAACATACGATCTACACACCCATTGCTCATGAGATAGCACTGATTTTAAAGGGAAAAGAGCCGCGCATCAGCGTGAAAGACCTCTTGTCGGATTGATGATGCTGAAATTTTTCTTCTCCTTCTTACTGCTTTCTTCGCTTTTGCACGCTAAAACACCTCCTTTGGAAGATATGATCGCACAGATGATTATCATCGGCTTTGATGGAACCAAAGAGGGCGATAAATGGGTTGAACAGATTGCTAAAGACATTAAACGTGAAAAAATTGGTGGGGTTTTTATCACCGAAAAAAATGTTCAAAACTCAGTACAGCTTAGAAAACTCAATGATTACCTCAAGTCACAAGCACCCGAAGCGCTTCCGTTGATCGTGGCAGTTGAACATGAGGGTGGAAACAGTCTGTTTGAGGCTAAAAAAGGTTTTAGCGACGTTCCCTCTGCACATGAACTTTTTCAAAACAAAGATATTGCGGAAAGTGAAGCACTGTATCAAAAACTCAGCTCAGATCTTTCTCAAAGTGGTGTTAATGTCAATCTTGCGCCCGTTCTTGACCTTCAACCTAAATTTGATGTGCTTGATAGCTCCAAACTGCAACGTAGTTACGCCGCGTATGAAGAGATTGTCACGACCTATGCGATGCTATTTATCAATGCGCTTAAAGCCGAAGGCGTGATGCCCGTTGTGAAGTATTTTCCCACCTCGGGTACCAATCTTTGGAATAACTTCTCTAGCGAAGAAGAGATCACCAAAACATGGCGTTTTGAGCAGTTAAAACCCTATTATGATCTCATCGCTTTTGGTAAAATGGACGCCGTTTTGATTTCCCATGTCATGCACCAAGAGCTCGATCCCAAAAATCCAACGCTCTTTTCAAAATTGGTCATTCAGGGCTTACTACGAGATAAAATGCACTTTGAAGGCGTCGTTTTTGCTGATAATTTGCGCACCAATTCGATTGCGAGTAGTGTTGATTTTAAACACCGTGTGATTCGTAGCATCGACGCTGGAGCTGATATTTTGGTCTTTACGAACTATTTTGCCGAGAGTGCGAGTATGACCTTTACCGTTAATAAAATTATTAAAGAAGCGATTCAAAGTGGGGAGCTGAGCTCTGAGCGTATTGCCCTCTCCTATGAGCGCATCGTGCGTTTTAAACAAAAATTATCCAAAAGAGGAAGCCATGTTAATTAAGAATGCTTTGGTG from Sulfurospirillum multivorans DSM 12446 carries:
- a CDS encoding glycoside hydrolase family 3 N-terminal domain-containing protein encodes the protein MMLKFFFSFLLLSSLLHAKTPPLEDMIAQMIIIGFDGTKEGDKWVEQIAKDIKREKIGGVFITEKNVQNSVQLRKLNDYLKSQAPEALPLIVAVEHEGGNSLFEAKKGFSDVPSAHELFQNKDIAESEALYQKLSSDLSQSGVNVNLAPVLDLQPKFDVLDSSKLQRSYAAYEEIVTTYAMLFINALKAEGVMPVVKYFPTSGTNLWNNFSSEEEITKTWRFEQLKPYYDLIAFGKMDAVLISHVMHQELDPKNPTLFSKLVIQGLLRDKMHFEGVVFADNLRTNSIASSVDFKHRVIRSIDAGADILVFTNYFAESASMTFTVNKIIKEAIQSGELSSERIALSYERIVRFKQKLSKRGSHVN
- a CDS encoding NAD(P)H-dependent glycerol-3-phosphate dehydrogenase, whose protein sequence is MSIAVIGAGKWGQALQFALSFTLTCKITSRHIKPIENFVSLEEALKCEYLIFALPAQVVRGWLEAHFTFSGQKILVAAKGIEQGSGSFLNEIFAHYVPEDHLSFLSGPSFASEVMKGLPTAVVINSSNETLSKEFAAFFPSFIKTYTSKDVIGAEVCGAYKNVLAIASGICDGLKLGNNARASLIARGLVEMRRFGKYFGAHDETFLGLSGAGDLFLTASSTLSRNYRVGLFLAEGKKLETILEELGEVAEGVFTSAAIFELSTKHTIYTPIAHEIALILKGKEPRISVKDLLSD